In Asterias rubens chromosome 2, eAstRub1.3, whole genome shotgun sequence, the sequence TTCTtatccatttttttctttttcagtttgTCTTTTTTCATTTGGTCCTTTTTCCGTTTGGAACGCTCCTTCTTGGACACTTTACCGACAGATTTTTCATCACTGTTCTTCTTAATTTTATCTTTCTTCTCTTTACTTTCCCTCTTGTCTTTTGAATCAGACTTATCTGTTTTGATGAGAAGTTTAAGCGATGTCGCAGATGTAGTAGCCCCTTCACTGTCCCGCCAGGCATGTTTAAATAACAGCTTTGGGGGCAAAGATTGTCCTTTACTACTAGACTTCTCCTGAGTAGATTTGTTTGCCATATCAAGAAGTCCACCTTTACCCTTCTCGTTGTTTTTATCTTTACCCTTTTCTTTAACTTTATCCTTGCCCTTTTCTTTAGTCCTGTCTTCTTTACCGTTCTTTTTACCGGGTTTATTGTCACTACTTCGAGCCATTTTGGATATAACAGATTCAATAGTGTCATTTATGCTGGCTTCATTTGCCACAACTTCCTCTTCATCGTCCACTATTAACCTTGCGGATGGGAGGACAGCTTTAGAAGGGTCTGGCGCCTCTCCACATGGATCAAACGTCTTGGAGGGTCTTGGCTTAGTATCCTCATCTTCAAAGTCATAAACATCCAAAGCAGATGGTTTCTTAGGGCTTGGACTCTTATCGTCATCACTATGGTGCGTTGGAGTGATGGGTGCAGTCTCTGATGATTTCTTTGTTGTGATGAGTAACGTTCCGATATTAGGTCCTGTGACTTTAAGGCTCTTACTCCCAGAGGGCATTAACTCTTTGACTTTATCCATGATAACTACAGCTGGGCTCTTGGGCTTCACTTGAAACACAGACGGAGCACCACTTGGCGAGAAAAACAAATGCTTTGGTGATTTGGGTTTGGGCTTTGGTGGGGTGATACCCTTTGCTTTAGATGATTTAAGATCAATGTTAGCACTTGGTCGCGGAGATTTTGGGACTTTAGTTAGCAGCCCGTCCATCTTGGTATCTTGTTTTGAGAGAGGTATTTGGGGAAGACCACTTCTACGTTCTACTAATGGTTTACGGGGAGGTGTGGTCGCAACAGGAAGCCTGCCTTCTCTCTTAGGTGTTATTTCTCCATTGATACCCATGGATATTGCTGTTAGCTCTCGGGGTGTGCCATCATCAATTAGCCGCAGTCTCTTGTAGTTAAACTCACTGGCAGGACTAAGAAGCTCACGTTTATCACCTCGAGGTGAGTTAGGACTCATGAGGGGTGTGTGTGGCTCGTAGCCATCAATGTCAATTGACATCCGAGATGAATGGGATAAATCCATTGAATCAAGACCTTCACCATATTCTGCAAGATTGATACAAATAAAAAGTGTTACATTTGCAGAAATTGAAGAGTTTAGAAAGTCATTATTCAAATTATTAGAGAGCTTccttttttaaaaaaagaaatagtgGAAATAAAATGATGTTGAAATTaaattaacccccccccccctttgcaggcctgatgctttgttcttgaaagggcaagagcaccaaggagTTTTCTTGTAAATTGATATTGGGTTGTTCCAAGTAGCAATGAGGTAATGACCAGCTACCTACTTCAAAAAGAGCCAAAGATCATGCGAATCAGTAacagttgctaagtaaagtttgatgtcacaatacaaatcactatggtaatactgacaatttgtcttgcgattattttgattgttttgtaaAATCGGCCCCAGGTGCAATTGCCTCTATTtcctttgtgaagtatcagggcatGCCCCTTTGATGTTAAGGTGTACCTACCTCCTGCAATGTCACCTAATGGTGGCATATGCTCTGGGATGTACTCCAACCTCTCCCTGCAGTCTCTGCTTCCTGGCTGAGGAATCTGGAGATTGTTTCTCTTAGGAATCGGGAACGATGGTAGAGGATGAGCAAAGGGGATAGGTTCAACCTCTTTCAGGTATGTCTCCAGCTCATTCAAACGGACATGCATGTGGGAGAATGTCAAACCAACATCATCCAGGTTGGGATCAGTCCGACCATCTTGtgaggaaaaacaaatcaaacaaataatgtcaaaCAAATGTTTccacaccaacaaacaaaatgttgtgaaGTATTTTAGACAATATTTTGTACAGCGCAAAGAGACCTTTTGTTGTATGAGCTGCATACAtgtttagtattattatttataaaaaccaaCATATTTTACATGTATACTTTCAAGCATAATTTACAATTAACAATCGCTTACTGGTCTTTTTTGGTAAGCATTCTAATGTATCAGtagcagag encodes:
- the LOC117307347 gene encoding transcription initiation factor TFIID subunit 3-like, whose protein sequence is MADEYCRSLLKVAVAQLCQGLGWHAVHTTPCDLLTDVLQRYLEHLARHSHRYAEQYGRTDPNLDDVGLTFSHMHVRLNELETYLKEVEPIPFAHPLPSFPIPKRNNLQIPQPGSRDCRERLEYIPEHMPPLGDIAGEYGEGLDSMDLSHSSRMSIDIDGYEPHTPLMSPNSPRGDKRELLSPASEFNYKRLRLIDDGTPRELTAISMGINGEITPKREGRLPVATTPPRKPLVERRSGLPQIPLSKQDTKMDGLLTKVPKSPRPSANIDLKSSKAKGITPPKPKPKSPKHLFFSPSGAPSVFQVKPKSPAVVIMDKVKELMPSGSKSLKVTGPNIGTLLITTKKSSETAPITPTHHSDDDKSPSPKKPSALDVYDFEDEDTKPRPSKTFDPCGEAPDPSKAVLPSARLIVDDEEEVVANEASINDTIESVISKMARSSDNKPGKKNGKEDRTKEKGKDKVKEKGKDKNNEKGKGGLLDMANKSTQEKSSSKGQSLPPKLLFKHAWRDSEGATTSATSLKLLIKTDKSDSKDKRESKEKKDKIKKNSDEKSVGKVSKKERSKRKKDQMKKDKLKKKKMDKKRKLQELSGKRPNSDGETEPDSQKQPAIAKLNIITKNPKSMKVRLVSQSESASSSPSRDKTDEKQQKDKMNQKKKRKDKERKAKVKAARESLKKAKKKDENTGVKRGKDDKSSSEEPPEKVAKLIVPKITLRMGAASSKGEATKIFIKKQSEMPKPPPARARTPSSSSSSSSSSSPSPSPRRKSPSPSPPPRSPSPPPRSPSPQSSSPSPPPKKTPAAKKASLSKKASQPKKTVVASPPPSPPAPRSPSPPPPSPPTPKIPVTAPPVRKAASKAFSAIAKPTKGVPAVSTVTSQPTTPIKGISVPTKASLKAPVEKPAMTKGAGKTATGQKSPGGAPAGVAGVTVGSSAQRTVILETVGTVVSDTGERIWICPNCKLPDDGSAMVGCDTCDDWYHWPCVGIKEEPTESNWYCPRCRVPSKKKGKKKHK